A genomic window from Cucumis melo cultivar AY chromosome 8, USDA_Cmelo_AY_1.0, whole genome shotgun sequence includes:
- the LOC103500973 gene encoding transcription initiation factor TFIID subunit 12: MDSSSQSPSEPPAASSPQLPPASTVSSATNSVAVPPQSSPNANPSVNPSSFQNQNPNSKASTPLPNQPSQQIQSLPTSQQITRPSTALSGTWQPPSHFSHFSSSSPSVSSGVPSPRPVSASSPAQRGGVAIGVPAHQPSPSPQPAPFSASYGQHFGGLGRGGVSISDGASNSNPSQVRPSMQGMQGLGMLGSSGSSSQMLHRPVQSSLRPPSTPNSASQSFQGHGLLRVPSTSSPSSSLPNTSQGMQPTNQPWLPSSSQGKPPLPTPSYRPQANSSAMQQRSHIPQQQNHPLTPVSQQQQISSAPQQQPAQSHQPQEHFAQQFQPSRSSQGLPHQQQAARAQGPANPKASPLPPAQTNNAQASAPSRAITAEMEEPCSRILSKRSIGKLVNQIDPSERLDPEVEDILVDLAEEFVESITTFGCSLAKHRKSTTLEAKDILLHLEKNWNLTLPGFGSDEIKIFRKPLTNDTHRERLAAVKKSIVASEMASTRSSAGQAAGNTKSSLTKTPAV, from the exons ATGGATTCTTCATCACAGTCACCGTCCGAACCTCCCGCAGCTTCTTCTCCTCAACTACCTCCGGCTTCAACTGTTTCCTCCGCCACTAATTCCGTCGCAGTTCCGCCGCAATCGTCCCCTAATGCAAACCCTAGTGTCAATCCGAGTTCGTTCCAAAATCAGAACCCCAATTCCAAGGCCTCAACTCCTCTGCCGAACCAGCCTTCACAACAGATACAATCTCTCCCTACTTCACAACAAATCACTAGGCCTTCCACCGCATTGTCTGGAACTTGGCAACCGCCCTCGCATTTctctcatttttcttcttcttccccttctGTTTCCTCTGGTGTTCCTTCACCTCGCCCTGTTTCTGCTTCTTCTCCAGCTCAAAGGGGAGGTGTTGCCATTGGGGTTCCAGCTCACCAGCCAAGTCCCTCTCCTCAGCCTGCTCCGTTTTCTGCATCTTATGGTCAGCACTTTGGTGGGTTGGGCCGAGGTGGCGTTAGCATATCGGACGGGGCTTCTAATTCAAATCCTTCTCAG GTGAGACCTTCTATGCAAGGAATGCAGGGGTTAGGAATGTTGGGCTCAAGTGGTTCTAGTTCTCAAATGTTGCATAGACCAGTGCAATCTTCTCTTAGGCCGCCATCTACCCCAAACTCAGCCTCCCAA AGTTTCCAAGGCCATGGTCTCTTGAGAGTACCATCAACAAGTTCTCCAAGTTCTTCATTGCCAAACACATCACAAGGTATGCAACCCACCAACCAACCATGGTTGCCATCTAGCTCACAAGGAAAACCTCCGCTCCCAACACCTTCATATAGACCTCAGGCAAACTCATCTGCTATGCAGCAAAGGTCACATATCCCTCAACAACAGAACCATCCCTTAACTCCAGTTTCTCAGCAGCAGCAAATTTCATCAGCTCCTCAACAACAACCTGCACAATCACATCAGCCGCAGGAGCATTTTGCACAACAATTTCAACCATCAAGGAGCTCGCAAGGCTTACCACATCAACAACAGGCTGCAAGAGCTCAGGGGCCAGCAAACCCTAAGGCTTCTCCTCTTCCACCTGCACAAACTAATAATGCACAGGCATCGGCCCCGAGCAGAGCTATAACTGCAGAAATGGAAGAACCCTGTAGTAGAATTCTCAGCAAAAGAAGTATTGGCAAATTGGTTAACCAA ATCGATCCATCTGAGAGATTGGATCCTGAAGTGGAAGATATACTCGTTGATCTGGCAGAAGAGTTTGTTGAGTCA ATTACAACATTCGGTTGCTCATTAGCGAAGCATCGCAAATCTACTACATTGGAAGCAAAAGACATCCTTCTACATCTTG aaaaaaattggaatctAACACTTCCTGGGTTTGGTAGTGACGAGATTAAGATATTCAGAAAACCG CTTACAAATGATACTCACAGAGAACGTCTTGCAGCA GTAAAAAAATCTATTGTGGCAAGCGAGATGGCAAGTACCAGGAGTTCTGCTGGACAGGCCGCTGGAAATACCAAAAGCAGTCTAACAAAAACACCTGCAGTTTAG